A region from the Oncorhynchus tshawytscha isolate Ot180627B linkage group LG26, Otsh_v2.0, whole genome shotgun sequence genome encodes:
- the LOC112225406 gene encoding CD276 antigen isoform X2, with amino-acid sequence MKTYRIHFVMWTVLGLAAVFISSSALSGVKGIVKQKVLLHCPCVNRNVRKTIIWQLEEHTIVLRHDGSNNHTTIGERYENRVSLFLNEEKDNCSLLLSGITVADNGTYKCSFTANAFVYEKVILHVAASYSVCMDLVSDQASVSSGGGEGSGVYQCKASGGYPEGQIHWKLEGHPLVNPSRRDVTHLDNFTGLYSLTSNLTIELSKDETLQCVVENTALASNLTSNSSCNQKSKDLSPRTMPQDYLA; translated from the exons ATGAAAACATACAG AATACACTTTGTCATGTGGACTGTCCTGGGATTAGCAGCAGTCTTCATCTCTTCCTCGG CCCTCTCAGGTGTGAAAGGAATTGTGAAACAGAAGGTCCTCCTGCATTGCCCCTGCGTAAATAGAAATGTGAGAAAGACAATTATCTGGCAGCTAGAAGAGCATACCATCGTGCTCCGTCATGATGGAAGTAATAACCACACAACCATAGGGGAGAGATATGAAAACAGGGTCAGTCTCTTTCTAAATGAAGAGAAGGACAACTGTTCGCTGCTCCTCTCAGGCATCACTGTGGCAGACAACGGGACATACAAATGCTCCTTTACAGCCAACGCTTTTGTCTACGAAAAAGTAATTCTACATGTGGCTG cgAGCTACAGTGTCTGTATGGACCTCGTCTCAGACCAGGCTTCGGTGAGTTccggagggggagaggggtcgGGGGTGTACCAGTGTAAAGCCTCTGGGGGCTATCCAGAGGGCCAGATTCACTGGAAGCTGGAAGGACATCCTCTGGTGAACCCCTCCAGGAGGGATGTGACCCACTTGGACAACTTTACAGGACTCTACAGCCTGACCAGCAACCTGACCATCGAGCTGAGTAAGGATGAAACACTGCAATGTGTGGTGGAGAACACAGCCTTGGCCTCCAACCTCACCTCCAACTCCAGCTGCAATCAAAAGTCTA aggacctaagccctaggaccatgcctcaggactacctggcatga
- the LOC112225406 gene encoding CD276 antigen isoform X1, producing MKTYRIHFVMWTVLGLAAVFISSSALSGVKGIVKQKVLLHCPCVNRNVRKTIIWQLEEHTIVLRHDGSNNHTTIGERYENRVSLFLNEEKDNCSLLLSGITVADNGTYKCSFTANAFVYEKVILHVAASYSVCMDLVSDQASVSSGGGEGSGVYQCKASGGYPEGQIHWKLEGHPLVNPSRRDVTHLDNFTGLYSLTSNLTIELSKDETLQCVVENTALASNLTSNSSCNQKSMSWEGSGHYKVEVAAVVAVSLIVIFIVGVLLVFLLTRCRRHERSTRDTERQERGVTHSFNVYEDDSA from the exons ATGAAAACATACAG AATACACTTTGTCATGTGGACTGTCCTGGGATTAGCAGCAGTCTTCATCTCTTCCTCGG CCCTCTCAGGTGTGAAAGGAATTGTGAAACAGAAGGTCCTCCTGCATTGCCCCTGCGTAAATAGAAATGTGAGAAAGACAATTATCTGGCAGCTAGAAGAGCATACCATCGTGCTCCGTCATGATGGAAGTAATAACCACACAACCATAGGGGAGAGATATGAAAACAGGGTCAGTCTCTTTCTAAATGAAGAGAAGGACAACTGTTCGCTGCTCCTCTCAGGCATCACTGTGGCAGACAACGGGACATACAAATGCTCCTTTACAGCCAACGCTTTTGTCTACGAAAAAGTAATTCTACATGTGGCTG cgAGCTACAGTGTCTGTATGGACCTCGTCTCAGACCAGGCTTCGGTGAGTTccggagggggagaggggtcgGGGGTGTACCAGTGTAAAGCCTCTGGGGGCTATCCAGAGGGCCAGATTCACTGGAAGCTGGAAGGACATCCTCTGGTGAACCCCTCCAGGAGGGATGTGACCCACTTGGACAACTTTACAGGACTCTACAGCCTGACCAGCAACCTGACCATCGAGCTGAGTAAGGATGAAACACTGCAATGTGTGGTGGAGAACACAGCCTTGGCCTCCAACCTCACCTCCAACTCCAGCTGCAATCAAAAGTCTA tgTCCTGGGAAGGTAGCGGTCATTATAAAGTAGAGGTTGCAGCAGTTGTGGCTGTCAGCCTTATTGTGATTTTTATTGTGGGAGTCCTGCTGGTGTTCTTACTAACTAGATGTCGCCGACATGAAAGGTCAACG agagacacagagaggcaggAAAGAGGCGTGACCCATTCGTTTAATGTGTATGAAGATGACTCTGCCTGA